In Aedes albopictus strain Foshan chromosome 3, AalbF5, whole genome shotgun sequence, the following are encoded in one genomic region:
- the LOC134284076 gene encoding uncharacterized protein LOC134284076 → MAQFRKNTLVVDFGVLPNRPALEKVEEFLKHYIKLDMADVRSIQIHNIKNCLFIEMNDPGVAPRLQKLHHLRHCFVLEGVKYYIPVYVDGPTTTVRIHDLPPQMCNDIIADHLQQYGRVISIYNEVWKNFFSGVPNGVRVVRMRLDKPIPSHITVNSHSTYVSYPNNSDQSASHRTKQQQQKPSSSLVKEQKSDQCDSIEAAAVRSDSDGGDNDDGDGDENIDSANNDCENGKDVSPETDSAKRRLSTESTNGTEAENIAKRSCNQSAPDSDSTWKVITRSKKKIKFIVIIVFEMARHECTFGVKCRK, encoded by the coding sequence ATGGCACAATTTAGAAAAAACACATTGGTAGTAGATTTCGGTGTCTTGCCAAACCGACCCGCTTTGGAGAAAGTGGAGGAGTTCCTCAAGCATTATATCAAACTTGATATGGCTGATGTTAGGAGCATTCAGATCCACAATATCAAAAACTGCTTGTTCATCGAGATGAACGATCCAGGCGTAGCTCCAAGGCTACAAAAACTTCATCATCTGCGGCACTGCTTTGTACTTGAGGGTGTAAAATATTACATTCCGGTATACGTGGATGGCCCTACAACGACGGTGAGAATTCACGATCTTCCGCCGCAAATGTGCAACGATATCATCGCTGACCATTTGCAACAATACGGGAGAGTAATCTCTATTTACAATGAAGTGTGGAAGAACTTCTTCTCGGGAGTACCGAACGGTGTGCGTGTTGTTCGAATGAGGTTGGATAAACCGATACCGTCGCACATCACCGTGAACAGCCACAGTACGTACGTCAGCTACCCTAACAATAGCGATCAATCAGCGTCCCATAGAACAAAACAACAGCAACAAAAACCATCATCCAGCTTGGTCAAGGAACAGAAGAGCGACCAGTGCGATTCAATTGAAGCAGCAGCGGTTAGATCCGATAGTGACGGCGGCGATAATGACGACGGTGACGGTGACGAAAACATCGACTCTGCAAACAACGACTGTGAGAACGGAAAGGATGTATCCCCGGAGACTGATTCTGCGAAGCGGCGGTTGTCAACCGAGTCAACCAATGGAACAGAAGCTGAAAATATTGCCAAGCGATCATGCAATCAGAGTGCTCCGGATTCCGATTCGACGTGGAAAGTGATCACGAGatcaaagaaaaaaatcaaatttatagTTATAATTGTATTTGAAATGGCCCGACACGAATGCACTTTTGGTGTgaagtgtcgtaaataa